Genomic DNA from Prunus persica cultivar Lovell chromosome G1, Prunus_persica_NCBIv2, whole genome shotgun sequence:
ACACAACCGAAAAACCACAGAACAACACATCCCCCTACCCCTCAGTTAACCGAAGCTGCCATATCCCTCATAATAGTGGAATAAGAGTAGTCTTTAAACTCTTTTGTAACCGAAGCCCACAACGCTGCCCAGTACTTAACTCTATCCCAAAGCTCACTCACTCCCACTCCCTTATAGTCTTCAAAAATTCTCTTATTACGCTCCATCCAAATGTTCCAGAAAACAGAGTGGACCAAAACACTGATAACACTGTAACTCAGCTAGGAGAAGTCTTAAATGGACCACTCATTTGTCTTTCAGGGTTGAACCCTAGACATGaatttaatcatttttttttagaattttcaatTAGAACGATAATatcaaattttatgaatttcaaCTATTTAAAAGGACATGAAAGGGAGCTGGAGTAAATAGAATGTACATCCTATAAAattgataataataaaaaactaagAATCTAGTTTCAAggttcaaaataaaaagagtaaGAGAACTGCTACGTTAATTcaataaaacaagtaaattgTTTGGCCTGCCAGGAGTTTTGAGcacaaagaaataattatgtatatatagcaCAGAAGTTTGCACTTCAAACCTTCAGTTCAGTTTTTCTTAAAGTCTTAATCACAAATCTATCATCATGAGAAAGATAGAAGATACTGCCACTTTTTCCTGGAGAAGAAAGCTCTCTTAAGCCATCATCACCACAAATTGACATCATGTATTCTGCTGCATCTAATTTGAACATCTCCCTTAAATTCCTGAAATATCACACACTTTAATTAGGCAGAAAGAGATTCAACTGCTTATTTGCATAGGATACATGAGAAGCATAAACTTGCAAGGTTACAATGTGTATACGTTTTATCCTACAATGTACATGATTAAGCCATGTatgtataaacaaaaaagatatacCCGAATATTAAAAGAACTAGTCATTTTTAAAGTTCTATTTCTACACAACTATCGCAGTTACGGAGGATAATCATGTAAGATGCAGGTACAACAAGCACATTAACATATGCATTACCAAATATGATAAGAGATgagttaaaaaatgaaaagaagagatAACAtaagacatatatatatatatatatatatatatttcagaaAAATATGTATGAGAAGCACAGAAGGTAGTTAAGTTACATATATAAAGATAGAAATGTTGAGAGAACAACTATTGCAATCTGTTGTGACCAACTTATACTTTTTATCTGTATCACCGAAAACTTCAAATATCAAGTTTCATACATTAGGTACTTTTCCAAAAACACAAAGTTTGATTGatcaaccaaaacaaaaactgaggGCTGACTCTATTTCTTCCGATGGAGAAAAGATAACAAATCAGAGTTTAGGATTTCCCTTCATTGAGACATATGCAGACGAATATGCACTCTTAAGAAACCAAACAACCCCAAATGCATGATGCTCATTATGTCACTCACTTTCACAGGTTAGACAATGCACATAAGACAACTATTACCTGAAGACCATAGGGCAATAATCTTTCCAATAGAAATCAACTGAATAATGCGGAGGTGTAAACTGAGAACCCTTTCTAGGAAAATACATCCTTATTCTGGCTCGATCTCCAAAATCAGAAGATCGAACTTCACGTACAGGAACTGGTGTGATCTTCCCAACAGTGTACCTGTGAGCTTCAAACAGAATATTTAGCAAGTATAAAACATCCtacaaaaaaattgagtttAGCAGAAAACAGATCCACCCAAATAAATTGAGATTTGATTTGGGAGTTCAAACTTATATCCaattatgatatatatatatatatatatatatatatgtacatccAAAGAAGTCAAATCAGAGAGTTATGGTCCCTCCAATACAAAAAAGGCACCCATGTAATATCCCAAAAAGACCTTTTTTTTACTTCCTTTTTTAAGGGTGATCAACTAGAGTTAGGCTGCACCATGACCAAAACTTACTGACTGCCAGAAAGCATAAGCAAAGAGGAAAAGACATGGCACAATCAAGGTACCTGGAGAGCATTTAAATGAGTTAACAAATTACTGGCAGCCAAGGGTATATGCAATCCAATGTTccaacaagccaatatgtttaatttctaaaactcAGACATCGGGTAAAATATTAAGAGGTCAGTTTTCTGACACAGTAGTATTAATAATTTGAGACTACAAAGATGTGGGTAAAGGAATTTACCTGATACCAAGTTGCAAATTAAGCATTAAATAATAGCTCCTACTATGGGCTCCAAAAATGTCAATACATGACCTCTTTTCTTGCATCACTGCAATTTTATTTCGTTGTTTACTTTTCCGTGATATCTCTGTATAATTACTAGCTCTCTCTTTAATCAACACCCCTTGCATGTATTCTCTCTCGTAAACTGAACTGTTATCTTGTGCCTCAGGTTGACCTTCCTCAGAGGCATGGGACAATGCGGATAAGGAATCGTAACGTATAAACTCTTGAGAAGGATCACAATGGGTCCAATTTTTATCTAATGACATAGCCTTGTGTGATATACGACTTGAATTTCTTAAAAGTCCACTAATCGATAATTTCTCTGAAAAACTGCGCTTAACACTTGGTTGAGCCCTGCTTTCCTCTGAATTTAGTAACCCAGACAAACTTGTTCCGTCATTGCAATAATCTAGAGAGCTGCACCACTTCTTTAAGGAAGGATGTTTAGTTCCCACGGGATAAAAGGTTCCTTTTCCATCCTTTAAGCCCCGACTCCATGTTCCAAAATAATATCCCCCATCTGCAAACCTATAAACTCCAGACCCATCTCTTAACCCATTCAACCAAAAGCCATTGAAAAGATCACCATTTGCCCATTTCATGATCCCTCTACCACACATTTTCCCACCTTTCCAACTCCCAATATATGCATTCCCACTATTCCACGAATACCTACCATTACCTTCATGTACTCCTTCCTTCCATGATCCTTCATAAATATCTGAATTACAATACTGTTTTTTTCCCATCCCATGCTGAATATTCATCCTCCATGAACCCTGGTAAAAAGAACCATCACATCCAGTAAAGATGCCATAACCATGAAGGTAACCACCAGAGAAATCACCTACATATTGCGCTCCCGATGTCCAAATTAGCTTCCCTTTGCCTgtcatttttccttcttcccaATCACCCTCATAGACTGTTCCATCAGACCATGTGTAGTTACCATTACCATGAGGCAGAATTCCCTTAAAATTTCCAATGTAGACATCTCTATTTGAGAAGGCTTTCTCGCTGagccaaaaataaagagaagaaaaggatattatt
This window encodes:
- the LOC18793973 gene encoding phosphatidylinositol 4-phosphate 5-kinase 8 isoform X3, coding for MEYTVSEKAFSNRDVYIGNFKGILPHGNGNYTWSDGTVYEGDWEEGKMTGKGKLIWTSGAQYVGDFSGGYLHGYGIFTGCDGSFYQGSWRMNIQHGMGKKQYCNSDIYEGSWKEGVHEGNGRYSWNSGNAYIGSWKGGKMCGRGIMKWANGDLFNGFWLNGLRDGSGVYRFADGGYYFGTWSRGLKDGKGTFYPVGTKHPSLKKWCSSLDYCNDGTSLSGLLNSEESRAQPSVKRSFSEKLSISGLLRNSSRISHKAMSLDKNWTHCDPSQEFIRYDSLSALSHASEEGQPEAQDNSSVYEREYMQGVLIKERASNYTEISRKSKQRNKIAVMQEKRSCIDIFGAHSRSYYLMLNLQLGIRYTVGKITPVPVREVRSSDFGDRARIRMYFPRKGSQFTPPHYSVDFYWKDYCPMVFRNLREMFKLDAAEYMMSICGDDGLRELSSPGKSGSIFYLSHDDRFVIKTLRKTELKVLLKMLPSYYCHVGEHENTLITKIFGLHRITLKGGKKVRFMVMGNMFCTELRIHRRYDLKGSSIGRSTDKDKIDENTTLKDLDLKFEFHMDKLLRESLFNGEGAWPSLTEDGKFDVKICTKCYRQISLDCMFLQSQQIIDYSLLLGLHFIVPENLKAFSQPPGTMHNHENLATGDASNTNIQYSFVRTAERVTLKHTLQRCDFFTRGAFDSSQRPSTGNS
- the LOC18793973 gene encoding phosphatidylinositol 4-phosphate 5-kinase 8 isoform X4, which codes for MEYTVSEKAFSNRDVYIGNFKGILPHGNGNYTWSDGTVYEGDWEEGKMTGKGKLIWTSGAQYVGDFSGGYLHGYGIFTGCDGSFYQGSWRMNIQHGMGKKQYCNSDIYEGSWKEGVHEGNGRYSWNSGNAYIGSWKGGKMCGRGIMKWANGDLFNGFWLNGLRDGSGVYRFADGGYYFGTWSRGLKDGKGTFYPVGTKHPSLKKWCSSLDYCNDGTSLSGLLNSEESRAQPSVKRSFSEKLSISGLLRNSSRISHKAMSLDKNWTHCDPSQEFIRYDSLSALSHASEEGQPEAQDNSSVYEREYMQGVLIKERASNYTEISRKSKQRNKIAVMQEKRSCIDIFGAHSRSYYLMLNLQLGIRYTVGKITPVPVREVRSSDFGDRARIRMYFPRKGSQFTPPHYSVDFYWKDYCPMVFRNLREMFKLDAAEYMMSICGDDGLRELSSPGKSGSIFYLSHDDRFVIKTLRKTELKVLLKMLPSYYCHVGEHENTLITKIFGLHRITLKGGKKVRFMVMGNMFCTELRIHRRYDLKGSSIGRSTDKDKIDENTTLKDLDLKFEFHMDKLLRESLFNGEGAWPSLTEDGKFDVKICTKCYRQISLDCMFLQSQQIIDYSLLLGLHFIVPENLKAFSQPPGTMHNHENLATGDATQISSTVLCVLLNESL
- the LOC18793973 gene encoding phosphatidylinositol 4-phosphate 5-kinase 7 isoform X1 — its product is MEYTVSEKAFSNRDVYIGNFKGILPHGNGNYTWSDGTVYEGDWEEGKMTGKGKLIWTSGAQYVGDFSGGYLHGYGIFTGCDGSFYQGSWRMNIQHGMGKKQYCNSDIYEGSWKEGVHEGNGRYSWNSGNAYIGSWKGGKMCGRGIMKWANGDLFNGFWLNGLRDGSGVYRFADGGYYFGTWSRGLKDGKGTFYPVGTKHPSLKKWCSSLDYCNDGTSLSGLLNSEESRAQPSVKRSFSEKLSISGLLRNSSRISHKAMSLDKNWTHCDPSQEFIRYDSLSALSHASEEGQPEAQDNSSVYEREYMQGVLIKERASNYTEISRKSKQRNKIAVMQEKRSCIDIFGAHSRSYYLMLNLQLGIRYTVGKITPVPVREVRSSDFGDRARIRMYFPRKGSQFTPPHYSVDFYWKDYCPMVFRNLREMFKLDAAEYMMSICGDDGLRELSSPGKSGSIFYLSHDDRFVIKTLRKTELKVLLKMLPSYYCHVGEHENTLITKIFGLHRITLKGGKKVRFMVMGNMFCTELRIHRRYDLKGSSIGRSTDKDKIDENTTLKDLDLKFEFHMDKLLRESLFNGEGAWPSLTEDGKFDVKICTKCYRQISLDCMFLQSQQIIDYSLLLGLHFIVPENLKAFSQPPGTMHNHENLATGDGVTSSQGELLIPPKGLLLVTHEPGSVSTAPGPHIRGSTLKAYSLGDKEVDLLLPGTGRLRVQLGVNMPAQANLKLLQDEVDSTEVELFEFYDVVLYMGIIDILQEYNVKKKVEHAYKSLQFDPQSISAVEPKLYAKRFINFLEKVFPDPP
- the LOC18793973 gene encoding phosphatidylinositol 4-phosphate 5-kinase 7 isoform X2; this translates as MEYTVSEKAFSNRDVYIGNFKGILPHGNGNYTWSDGTVYEGDWEEGKMTGKGKLIWTSGAQYVGDFSGGYLHGYGIFTGCDGSFYQGSWRMNIQHGMGKKQYCNSDIYEGSWKEGVHEGNGRYSWNSGNAYIGSWKGGKMCGRGIMKWANGDLFNGFWLNGLRDGSGVYRFADGGYYFGTWSRGLKDGKGTFYPVGTKHPSLKKWCSSLDYCNDGTSLSGLLNSEESRAQPSVKRSFSEKLSISGLLRNSSRISHKAMSLDKNWTHCDPSQEFIRYDSLSALSHASEEGQPEAQDNSSVYEREYMQGVLIKERASNYTEISRKSKQRNKIAVMQEKRSCIDIFGAHSRSYYLMLNLQLGIRYTVGKITPVPVREVRSSDFGDRARIRMYFPRKGSQFTPPHYSVDFYWKDYCPMVFRNLREMFKLDAAEYMMSICGDDGLRELSSPGKSGSIFYLSHDDRFVIKTLRKTELKVLLKMLPSYYCHVGEHENTLITKIFGLHRITLKGGKKVRFMVMGNMFCTELRIHRRYDLKGSSIGRSTDKDKIDENTTLKDLDLKFEFHMDKLLRESLFKQISLDCMFLQSQQIIDYSLLLGLHFIVPENLKAFSQPPGTMHNHENLATGDGVTSSQGELLIPPKGLLLVTHEPGSVSTAPGPHIRGSTLKAYSLGDKEVDLLLPGTGRLRVQLGVNMPAQANLKLLQDEVDSTEVELFEFYDVVLYMGIIDILQEYNVKKKVEHAYKSLQFDPQSISAVEPKLYAKRFINFLEKVFPDPP